Proteins co-encoded in one Hyla sarda isolate aHylSar1 chromosome 4, aHylSar1.hap1, whole genome shotgun sequence genomic window:
- the KLHL25 gene encoding kelch-like protein 25 yields the protein MSVSVHENRKSRTSTGSMNISLYHKLGHPDCVLTQLNTMRKQQLFTDVTLWAGDRSFPCHRVVLAACSQYFEAMFSHGLRESLDNTVNFHDSLHPEVLELLLDFAYSSKIIINEENAESLLEAGDMLQFHDVRDAASEFLEKNLYPSNCLGMLLLSDAHQCRRLYELSLRMCLVNFEMLHKTEDFNNLSKDILLDLVSSDELEIEDEQVVFNAVLQWVKYDLDRRKDYFPELLKNIRLALLTSESLKEAIACEDLVMADERSKVIMEEAVQCKRKILQNDGIVTSLCAKPRKAGHTLLILGGQTFMCDKIYQVDHKAKEIIPKADLPSPRKEFSACAIGCKVYVTGGRGSENGVSKDVWVYDTVHEEWSKAAPMLIARFGHGSAELQNCLYVVGGHTAVAGIFPASPSVSLKQVERYDPQSNKWTMVAPLRDGVSNAAVVSAKLKLFVFGGTSIHRDRVSKVQCYDSFENRWSIKAECPQPWRYTAAAVLGSQIFIMGGDTEFTAASAYRFDTETNQWTRIGDMTAKRMSCHALASGNKLYVVGGYFGTQRCKTLDCYDPISDSWNSITTVPYSLIPTAFVSTWKHLPA from the coding sequence ATGTCGGTCAGCGTCCATGAGAACCGCAAGTCACGGACCAGTACAGGGTCTATGAACATTTCATTATATCATAAACTTGGCCACCCAGACTGCGTCCTGACCCAGCTCAATACCATGCGAAAGCAGCAACTTTTTACAGACGTCACACTATGGGCAGGAGACCGCTCATTCCCATGCCATCGAGTGGTTCTTGCGGCTTGCAGCCAATACTTTGAGGCCATGTTCAGCCATGGGTTGAGAGAAAGCCTTGATAACACTGTGAATTTCCATGACAGTCTTCACCCTGAAGTCCTGGAACTTTTGCTTGACTTTGCTTACTCTTCAAAAATTATAATCAATGAAGAAAATGCGGAGTCGCTGCTAGAAGCTGGAGACATGCTTCAATTCCATGATGTTCGGGATGCTGCCTCAGAGTTCTTAGAGAAGAACCTTTATCCCTCAAATTGCTTGGGAATGTTACTGTTGTCTGATGCCCACCAATGCAGAAGATTGTATGAGTTATCTTTGCGAATGTGCTTGGTCAACTTTGAAATGCTGCATAAGACGGAAGACTTTAATAATCTTTCCAAAGACATCTTGCTCGACTTGGTTTCCAGTGATGAACTTGAGATTGAAGATGAGCAGgtggtgttcaatgctgtgcttcaatgggtgaagtatGACTTGGACAGAAGAAAAGATTATTTTCCAGAGTTGTTAAAGAACATCAGGTTAGCATTGCTCACCTCTGAATCACTGAAGGAAGCCATTGCTTGTGAAGACTTAGTAATGGCAGATGAAAGGAGCAAAGTAATCATGGAGGAGGCTGTCCAATGTAAAAGAAAGATACTGCAGAATGATGGAATAGTGACAAGTCTGTGTGCTAAGCCTCGAAAAGCAGGACATACTTTACTTATTCTAGGGGGCCAAACATTTATGTGTGACAAAATCTACCAAGTAGATCACAAAGCTAAAGAGATCATTCCTAAAGCTGACTTGCCAAGCCCAAGGAAAGAGTTCAGTGCTTGTGCCATTGGATGCAAGGTCTATGTGACTGGTGGACGGGGCTCTGAGAATGGAGTGTCTAAAGATGTGTGGGTCTACGATACAGTCCATGAAGAGTGGTCAAAAGCTGCACCAATGCTCATTGCAAGGTTTGGGCATGGCTCAGCTGAGTTACAAAACTGCCTTTATGTAGTTGGTGGACATACAGCGGTTGCTGGAattttcccagcatccccttcagTTTCCCTAAAGCAAGTAGAGAGGTATGATCCTCAATCAAATAAATGGACCATGGTGGCACCACTGCGGGATGGTGTGAGCAATGCTGCTGTAGTTAGTGCCAAGCTGAAGCTTTTTGTTTTTGGAGGGACAAGTATACACAGAGATCGGGTCTCTAAGGTGCAGTGTTATGACTCATTTGAAAACAGGTGGAGTATTAAAGCTGAATGCCCCCAGCCCTGGCGCTATACTGCTGCAGCAGTGCTGGGCAGCCAGATCTTTATCATGGGAGGAGACACAGAATTTACAGCTGCCTCTGCCTATCGCTTTGATACCGAAACTAATCAGTGGACAAGAATTGGGGATATGACAGCAAAACGTATGTCTTGTCATGCCCTAGCATCAGGCAATAAACTCTATGTGGTTGGGGGCTATTTTGGTACCCAAAGGTGTAAAACACTAGACTGTTATGATCCAATCTCAGACTCCTGGAATAGTATCACAACAGTGCCTTACTCGCTTATACCTACTGCTTTTGTGAGTACTTGGAAGCACTTACCTGCATGA